attttattacagtgtttttagtttttagttttcagtttcagtaacaataagttcaatccaaacagacccctAAATTGTCTaatcattatattttaaaaaataataacaaaactttttttttttttttttgataaggattaataataaaactttgAACAAGTGTAAAAGGCATAtttctcaaaccaaaaaaaataaagagtcgAAGGTAAAGACTCTACCTAACCCACGTGAAATCTGGAGTGAATTCAACGCCTGAcattagttttaacttttaccAAAGCCACACGttacttcaaaaaataataaacacaaCTTCACAGCCACACGATTTAAAAATGCATTGAGAAGCTATGAACGACTGGTACAAGAAGTCTGTGTTGGGCGAAGAAGAGAAGACAAACCAGTAAGAACAAGAGATGCAGATTAACAGAACGAAGACATGATGCAGCGGTGGGCTTCGCCGGAACTTCGTCATTGTATCAGTGTCACGGATCTATGGGTTTCTACCGgcaaaaatcaatttcaaagaGGTAATTTTCTTCTGAACTGATTTCGGCCGGAATGACCGGAACTTTCCGAAATAGCCAAAATAACCCGAAACAGCCCGGTATAAAAAGCGGTATGAAACAGGGGTTACCTATACCGGTTTGCTCGCCGGAAAGAAAAATTTGGACCATACCGACCGGTATGGttccaaatttgaaaaaataaataacatactgataatttttcaaacaatataaaaatttaaagagatCGTTAATAATGCTCTGACAAGGCAAATTATAATAAAGAGTAAATGATTAAAAATGTGAGAGAGACTTTTTGTGGTTCCATACATTTAACAAGAATCGACCCTCTAAAATGGGTGTAACCTTAATCAAATAATTCTAATTATATAGATGAGTTTAGGCGAACTCAAttagtagtggttttttatatCGAATCTAAAATCTAGGTTTGAATCCTACTTATTCCAAAAAATGAGTTGCCTCTTGCCATgataataaaatgtaattataataaaacatatataataagttGAAATCCCAACAtgtctataataataataataataataaaaattcaccTAATAATTATTGATTTCTAATAaatccaacatttaaaaaaaacactagtaACCTTTTCATCATCCTTCTAGAAATCAATCATGAAATTCCATTAAGTCATTAAACTcccctaaaaaaacaaaaacaaaaacaaaaacaaacgaATATACATTAAACCCTTTACACCATCCCACACGTCTTCTTCTACCCTTCCCCCTCactgatttatatatatatatattcctaatTTCATAACAACTAAGTACTAACCAATTCCCTTTATCTTTTAGTGCTTGGTGTTCTGGAGCTAAAAGAGAGATTAAAGAGAAGACATGGCTTTACTACTCAACTCCTTCAACTTTTACTTTTCTCCTTCAACACATGCTCTCTCACTGATGAGAACTCAGAGATCTTCTAAGTTTTCTATGACTTCCCCCCTCTTCTCCAACAAGAAGTAAGATTAAACTTCAAATTCTCTCATCTTTTCACAAGAactaacatttttcataattagaATGAAAGATAGTTCAATAACTCATTTGAATTGTTGATTTTCATATCATGTATTATAATATcttgatatattttatttgctCTTTAAACATTGTACGTATGCGCACACACAAAGCAAATCCCAAAGCCCTTGGGACCAATTATCTCTGCTCTGAAATATCTTATTTTATCGTATGCATGGTTCAAGTCCATGTACTTTAGTGGGGAAAGTAAATGAAATAGGTGTGGAGGGTAAAGATTGGGGCTATCTTGGGTTTAACATGGTCCTAATCCTAAGATATAAGATTTAACACTAGCAAAGTGGGTTGGTGACCatggatgtcaataccgtaccgtaccggccggaatataccgtaccggtTAGCAATCCGGTACACTCGACCCCCctgtttcgtaccggaaaaaataccggccgtactagtcaatttcgggcaataccggccggtacagaaaaaagtttttttttttttttaagttttgtagtttttgaatttttgttaggacaaaatggtaacttatttgtattaacttattagtattatttgtttttttagtatgtaatggtaacttttaagctttctattttattttttattttttttcccttttaattgatactaaagtctaaaaccatgaataactAGTTCtcaattgaggaaatgttttatggtaaacttttatatttattataatatatatatacacaaacacatacatacatataaatataaaaaatagcggtaaacccgaaacggtacaccggtattaatcggtatccgaaatatattgtaccggtggccaaaccggtacggcctccggtacggtattgacatccttgctGGTGACACTTACAAAATATAAAGGCCTATGAATATACCCATATGCTGCTGGCCACTTACACGCAAAAGGATACCTTCAAGAGTTGCTCTATGTTATGTGACTAAAAATTCGGTCTGACTGCATTTAGTTATGAGAAGCATGCCAAGTTCATTTAATGCTTTATGACAAGCTTTGGCAAATTTAACAGGTTATCCAGGCGTCATTGTGGCCTAGAAGAGTTCAACAAATTAaggttagtaaaaaaaattacccaaactTTGCTTAAACCAACCCACCATAAAACCTAAGCAGAAACAAAATTGAAGCTTTCCATCCTATCATGGATCTTAAGAGCATCCCAAATTTAATTCAAAGCCTTGCATTAATAACCCAATAATACCCATCTTACCTAAGACACTTACTCAACTCAAACACTTAAGAAAATCTGAGATAGGAGCTCTTAAGGGTATATTGTACATGTGGCAGCACAattgtgctctctctctctctcttacagtTTTACcatcttattttctttcctcatCTTGCTGTATTTGACACTGATAGATATTGAAAgtattttcatctattttaGCTATTGTGACTTCGTGTTTTTGAGTTGTTTCCTTTGCTGTGTCGTTACCCTTTATTGGACATCTATAATGAGTTTTGGACTTGACTCCCTTCTCTTTTGAGCTGAGGTTAGTTGGGCCAATTCCCATTTTGCTTGGGCTCACCTAAAATCAACCCCTGCAAGGAGTTTAAATTATATGCCTTATTAGTAAATGGTGCATGCATTTGTTCATGCTATTTGGCATAGCAGATCGAAatcactttattttattttcagcTTTTTTATGATacaattttaatgaattttttttttttttaacataggtaaaaaaattaaacaactcCATTCTcataaagctaaaaaaaataatgtgtaCCAAACAGATATACATAGACAAACAATTGTTTTCATATTGCATTTTAGCTTCAATTTCCTGACATTAATTacttctctctccttttttttgttggaatttaGAGGAGCAGAAGGGGGTTTAGACCATCTTGGTGAATTCAATGTGAACCTAGCTTGCCCCATGCCACCTAAGAaggttgaaattttcaaatctatGGAGAATTGGGCTAAAAACAATGTCCTAACTCTCCTAAAACCTGTTAAGGAATGTTGGCAACCACAAGATTTTTTGCCAGATCCTACCTTAGATGGATTTATTGAGCAAGTCCATGAACTAAGAAAGAGAACAAGAGACATTCCAGATGAGTACTTCGTTGCCTTAGTTGGTAATATGATCACAGAAGAAGCCCTTCCAACTTACCAAACTCGAATTAATTCCACAGAATTTTTTCATGATGAAACGGGTGTAGATAACACTCCTTGGGCAATTTGGGCTAGGGCATGGAGTGCAGAAGAAAACAGGCATGGTGATCTTCTCAATAAATACCTTTTCCTTTCTGGAAGAGTGGACATGAAGCAAATTGAGAAGACAACTCAATACTTGATTCAGTCAAGAATGGTAAGATATGCaacataattattttaaaacctcttaaattataagaaattgagattttaataatttaactcttattttaacaattttttttttcttttacaccatcttatataaaaaaatatatgtttatataattatatgtgtgtgtgtgagagagagagagatgtattaattaattaattatattaataggcatatttcatttttatgtataagttttcaaaataaataacaactatTAAAATCTTTGAAAACATATCTAATTAAAGCAGACCAGTATGAAGAAGAGTCTCTAGCCTGTCCAACATGGACATGTTGAAGGTTTTGAAGTGTTCATGCTTCTTTGCCCATAATTGTTCTAATTTTCACTTTTGATTATCACATAGATGCAATTCCTATCAAATCACTTCTTGGTTTTCAAAGGATTTGGGTTAcctccaatacttttttaaatggaatctccttttattttaatgagaaactgccACATCAcacactaactaaataaaatgtaaagattaaaacctactatcacttgtcattgtatatttaaaacaaaaaaaaaaagaaaaagaaaaagaaaaaagaaaaaagatattcaGTTGAAACTGTATTGGAGGTAAGTCAAATCTATTTTCAAAAGTGCAATAAGTTCTTTGACTAAGGGCAGAGCCAAGTGTAATtcagggtggtcacaggaccaccctacttgaaaagatataaatatatatatatatatatatatatatatatattaaaaaatatgaattttaaattaaaatgggtTGTTGACcaccctataaaaaaaaattttaaaaaaaaacttgaacatcctaaataaaaatttgaccccattaaaaataaaatttgacctttcaaaaattataagaaatattatgttcacaacatttccacaacactttcacaataaatcctaagtgtTCAATTGTTACTGGCTATTACTaatggacaaaaaaaataatttcagtggtatatatattataaccaGTAACAAATTGCCACAtaggatttgttatgaaaattttgtggatgtagcatttctcaaaaaatttccaaacaaaaaaattagcttgtgatgttttaaattttttttcaaaatgaaatcactatttttttatataaaaaatgcatattttttaatttttaatgatttaGTGCTTGTTTTAGTCTTTAGCttaaatttgttggatttatctGATAGATCTTGTATATACGCATATGCACTAAAATAATGCATTAATACTTTATTGAACATGATTAAATATAATGGTTTAATGCTAAGTTGAATATATTGAATAAACTTATAGTTtaccttttattcttttgttatcaCTTCTATTGTAAGATTTATGTTTTGActtgaataatattttttcagATCTTAGGCTATGAGAAAATGTTTCATCTTTTTatcctaatgatcaagatgaaataattaaaaagagcGTATTGACAAAGAAGTTCTTGTCAACCTCTTGGTCAtgatttctctttaaaaaaaatggtggaacTTTGCATCAATTTAATCATAATtagtttaaataatacaaaaaaaaaatgtatggaaaatatcataaaaaaaaaaaaaaagtatgatgtattttgtttatattgttacttATTTAGGCAAGGTGTTGGCAATTGAATAGGAAATCATTAGTTTAATGATTATTTgattgtgtatattgaaaagaTGTAGCTAATAGTATTAATAATGAAGCTATCAtataatgatttcaaaataagaaaactcatagaatgaaaattttaaactttatgtatttgtgcttatttattttataatattgttatgttcaagttttatttttattatattttgtttcatttaagtttcttaatgaccactGTCTTTGACTAAACTGTTAACCTAATTCAAATACAATAATTATAACTCTCTTTAACACTATGTCACATGGAGTTTGCATCTAAGCCTAATATTGCCATTGAGGAGTTAAGGCCTTGCTATCATATTACATTTAGATAACCTTGCTTAAGATGTTCCTTATACAATTTCCACATGTAATGCCCTTAAAAGTTATAATGTTGGGTGGAGAACTATAGttttaaaattcatataattCTTGTTAATGTCTAATTGCATTTTGCATCTAGGATATTGGCACTGGGGAAGATCCATACCTTTGGACCATTTACACATCATTTCAAGAACGAGCAGCATTTATCTCTCATGGGAACACAGCCAAGCTAGCCATGCAACATGGGGACGTAAAGCTTGCCCAAGTATGTGGTATAATTGCCTCGGATGAGAAGCGCCATGAAAGTGCTTATACAAAAATAGCTGAGAAGCTTTTTGAGCTCGATCCTAATGATATGGTGATAGCCTTTGCAGACATGATGAAGAGGAAAATCTCAATGCCAGCTCATTTGATGTATGATGGCCATGACTATAATCTTTTTGATCACTTTGCTATCGTTGCATCAAGGATTGGGGTCTACACGGCTAGGGACTATAGAGAAATTGTGGAACTTTTGGTGGCTAAATGGAAGGTAGAGAAGCTTACTGGACTTACAAGTGAGGGTCGAGAAGCCCAGGACTATGTATGTAGGTTGGCTCAAAGGATGAGAAGGCTAGAGGAGAGAGCTATAGCAAAGGCCCAAAAAGAACCCACTATTCCTTTCAGCTGGATTTCAGGTAGAGTGGTGTAGCTAGATTTGATGGGTTCTATTTTACTtgcttttttgtgtgtggataatttaaatattaaaataattggaGAGGGTGGTTTGAAGCTTAGTTCTCTTTATAAGAATTCAACACAATGTCACTTTGCTACAAATGAAATAAACTaccaattaaaaacaaatcctAACGTCAGATTATATGAGCAAAATGAAGTACAAATCATGTGTTAAATCATAAAGGATAAGGTGGTACTATTCTTACTTAATTAGTCTTATTTAATTGTAACCAAAGATTTTACTTAAGAAAAATGTTAGAATTATTCTCCAAAGTTTATTGTCTTTAGATTGATGTGCAGCTTATATTGCATTACCACGTTGGCTGTTTTGGTAATCGTTTTACATACACTTAATTGTACCACCATTATAATCCCATTGTTACTAATAAATGGttagtattttaaaaactttatggtgaaaaaaatactaagaatttTAGAGAATCTCAATCTATTAAGTTGATTGCTACCTGCCAGAAGTCTTGTTGCTCAATTAACACCTCTTGGTGTTTTCAATTGAgacattcaaattttaaatccacCCTCACCTATTTTAACCGGCACCTAAGAATTTTAAAGGATTGCATCCTATCTCCCTCTTTCCCACTAtcaatctattaaaaaaaatttattaaagttGGCTTAGGCCTAAGCTAAGAAATTATTTAGTGCGCTTAGTGCAACACACTTTCCTCTCGTATTAATGTGGATGCCAAGTGAGGGGTTCAAATTTATGAGAGAGGAAAATGCAATACAGTGGGTGCactaaataatttcataatGAGTAGGTGGTTTGGACCCCAAATCCTAATAAATAAAGTGCTACCCATAAAAACAGGCCAACAACTCTAAGCTTACTAAACCAAGCCCCACATCAAAAGCCCACAAGGGCCCAAGTAGTGAACCTAAACAAATGTGTGGCAAAATGGAGAGTGACCCAACAATGGGTTCGGTAACCTCATAATATGCTACAATGGACTAGGACAACCAGTAACTCAGTTGAAATACGTATGTTGTTATAAGGAAAAATGGCTCAGTCTGCAACCCAAGCATGCAGTAAAGCATGATCCATCACAATCAAAAGTCCATGAACTTGAAGGTAAACTTTGGTAGGAAGGAGAGGAAGACATGAAACACATACACTTCAAAAGAACGAAAGGGTTCTATCTTTgacgtcaaaaaaaaaaaaaaaaaaagaacgaaagGGAAGGTGCTACAAGGTGCATGTCAAATCCATTTATTATCGTTTCACCATTTATTACCCTCAACTTTGCTACCCATTTCGTCAAGATAAAGAACTTTCATTCATGGCTAGAATAAGGAAATACTTTCTCATCACTAATTACCCAAAGCAGAAATAAAGGTTACAATTATAGGGAAAAATCAAGAGTTTGTTGTCAAAGGGCTTTGGGGTTCGATAAGGATGGAGggttaaaaaatgaaaagatcaCTCAGCGGCTGCTTTGTGACTTTCCTCCATGacagttatttttatttatttgtttaatttgatgtttggtttttatttttttttatatgttttctttcaattatcatgtgtagctaaatttataattaaggtCAAGGATGAAActttgttaaggattatcatCTTTATTTATGAGATTTAATTTTTCTCGCAATACTCAATAGTTGttatttaatgatttaaattgttcttgctttaTCTCAATTGACTAAGATAAGATTTTTAATATGAGTCCAATCAagtttttctcataattttggatttatcttaattgattgaatgcttggtttgttatttttgattttAAAGTTGGATATCTCTTGTAATTTGTTTGTCAATAGAAATAAtttatgatttaattttatattagcatgctttagatttttaaaatagggattttagtgaaaatattttccttaatagcaagattgatttttagattaaatattttccctattaaaatatttaatgattttattttgttaaggttTGATTAATATTCCTCCATGTAGGTTTGACATCGTTCTTATCaaactatactttttttttttttttttttttgagaagctagCCAATCAGGCTGGGAAAttattggaaaaagaaaaaatagatcaAGGAACATCAAAGCCAACTAGCTAGGAAATATCTACAGGTAGGCCACCCGACCATTCCTGATACCCCATTGAACATTTGGCCTTCTTAGCTAACGCATCGACAACCACATTACAAGACTGATGAACAAAGACAAATTTAAATGACTGAAAATCAGAAACTAAGGAAAGGATGTCGTCCACAATATCTCCATACGAATTCAGCACCGGGCTCTCTTCGAAGATAGCATTGATTACTGAAGCTGAGTCTCCTTCGAAGATAACATTCTACAGATCCTTTTCAACAGCAAACATCACGGCACGGCGACATGCAAGGGCTTCCAAATCAGCAACTGTCGAGGCTAGAGCTATTGGCATTGACAGAGCCGCCATTACTTCTCCACGCCAATCTCGAATGACAACCTCGATGCCTGCCCAGTTAAGAGGCTTGTACAAAGCAGCGTTGAAATTTACTTTGATGTATCCGTGCTCTGGAGGTCTCCACTAGTGTTGGATAATAGGCATATGCACGGGTTGAGCTTCATATTCCTGGGCAGCTAGGAACTCTTGTAGCAGCTTACTTGCCAGAGAGCTAATGTTGGCAATTGGTTGCACTTGGCGCCCAAAGTGTAAGGCATTTCTTCGATTCCACAGACACCAAGCCGCTACTgcaaaaatttccttcctgaaGTCATTCGTCACTTGCAAAAACCGATCAAATAAATCGCAAAATGTTAGAGGAGGGGGGTTTACGGCCTGTTGGGCCCAACTGTGACAACTCCATACACCTTCCACCACCCTACACTTCCAAACAGCGTGTAACAAGTCCTTATGGCCTTCATTACACAGCTCACACACCTTCGAGTTTATgtgtttttgccaaaacaggttACACTTTGTGGGGAGAGCATTGTGGCAGGCCCTCCAAACaaagtgttttattttgtgAGGTACTCGCAGCTCCCAAACTGCCTTCCAAAAACGTCTTTGAGGCTCTTGATTTGAGCTGCCTGGCGAGACTCTTGTAGAGAGCAGCTTATAGGCGCTGCTTGTAGAATACACCCCTGAAGAAGTGTATGCCCAAATGACCCGGTCCTCTGTGTTCCTAATGCTCAAAGGGATTCCCATGATTACCGACACCTCACTAGGCAAAAACATCTCTTGGATCACCTCAATTTTCCACCCTCTCCGATTAGCATCAATGAGGGAACTAATTAACAATCTaagacatctttataagtgtttaaatagaACCTCAGTCATacctgagtcctcggaccagatactttggggaaattaacactctatgacatctttataagtgtttaaatagaACCCTAGTCATGCttaggtcctcggaccacatgctttgaagaaattaacactctatgacatctctTTAAGTGATTAAATGGAACCTTAAGCatgcctggatcctcggaccacatactttgagGAAATTGACATTCTCTGATATCTATCTGTTTTTCACTAAGTGTCAAAACAGATCCAAGATTATAATCAACTCCTCGGACTAGTGGCTTTGAGTAAGTCAAGGACCTTGATTATTTATACAAGTGTTGGGCAAAATTAAGAGTATCTCCCCCTTCCATTTTCCTTTCAAAGTACATTACTTATCTTTATTAGATTCAACCTTCATTGCAGAAGGATCATTTCACAGTACAAGTATGGGGTAAATCTCTTTGTTGTTGATActtaatcaaattatttaaactACCAGTAGggtattgtttttagtttttattaaagTTAGAGTGgcagcaattttattttatttgcaatAATAGTAAACTTGAAAGCATATAAAGTAGAGACAcaagaagtaaaaagaaaagtctATTCATTAATCAAAGGAAGATGCATTATAAGCGGTGGTAGAAAccacaagggaaaaaaaaagaaagaagaaaaaaaagaagataataataaaaaaaaaaatcctataacTATTTCTCTATTGGTTGAGGGCCCTCTTTGGAATCAGCTGCCTTCAGCTTGCCACCCTCAGTCTGAGATTTGAGCTCTGCGTCCTTGGCCTGGGAGACCACATCCCTGATTGTAAGGGCATCCTCGGAGGGATTGGCCTTCATCAGTGGCTGAGCCTCCTTACCCACTTCAGCCCCTTTAGAAACTTCAGCACCAGGAGGGGGAGCTTAGGTGGCAGGGAGCTGCTCAGGAGGAGGGACCATATCCGGAACTTCTCGAATATCTTCTGGGAAGAAGATATTCTCGGCCCTTCTCAACTCAAAGTCTGCAGAGACTCCCGCCCGATCAAGCGCTACCGCCCATAACTCGATATAGTAGTCTTTACACACTGCGGCCACGTCTTCTGCCAGCCGGGTCTCCGTATCCTATACCCCACATTCATAGGATGCCTTCACTGCGGCCTCAGTGGCTTTCCTGGCCACCCGAGTTGCATCCTTGGATTTCTGCAGCTTCGCCTTAAGATCCAAAACCATCTGTCTTTCGGTGGCCAGGTCTATCTCGGTTAAGTGCAATTTTTGGCATTGATCCTCGACCTCCTTCTCCATGGTCTTTAGACCTGCTTTAGCACTCAGGCAAGCCTAGTTCGCTTCTTTCAGCTTCTCAGACAACTTCGTCTTTTC
The Quercus lobata isolate SW786 chromosome 10, ValleyOak3.0 Primary Assembly, whole genome shotgun sequence DNA segment above includes these coding regions:
- the LOC115965390 gene encoding stearoyl-[acyl-carrier-protein] 9-desaturase, chloroplastic-like, translated to MPPKKVEIFKSMENWAKNNVLTLLKPVKECWQPQDFLPDPTLDGFIEQVHELRKRTRDIPDEYFVALVGNMITEEALPTYQTRINSTEFFHDETGVDNTPWAIWARAWSAEENRHGDLLNKYLFLSGRVDMKQIEKTTQYLIQSRMDIGTGEDPYLWTIYTSFQERAAFISHGNTAKLAMQHGDVKLAQVCGIIASDEKRHESAYTKIAEKLFELDPNDMVIAFADMMKRKISMPAHLMYDGHDYNLFDHFAIVASRIGVYTARDYREIVELLVAKWKVEKLTGLTSEGREAQDYVCRLAQRMRRLEERAIAKAQKEPTIPFSWISGRVV